In the Wyeomyia smithii strain HCP4-BCI-WySm-NY-G18 chromosome 2, ASM2978416v1, whole genome shotgun sequence genome, one interval contains:
- the LOC129721040 gene encoding calpain-B-like, translated as MARRVIKTSVGSSEGSPTSTRSSSRFLVVDFTNDNEEIAHKSFNVHQNPPAQDFYQLKQRCLTEGKLFEDPDFPPVHASLTKSQSKVDPSIEWLRSGQMCRKPKFFHDGASRFDVRQGSLNDCWLLTATANLTANRRLFRKAVPLDNSFAEDEYGGIFHFRFWQFGQWVDVVIDDRLPTQKGELIFMRSAHKNEFWSALLEKAYAKLHGSYEALNGGSAREAMQDFTGGITEWYRLKGTETPDNLFEIIQSGFERDSMFACSIQADPSKSVVHTPQGLLKGHSYSITKTHIFDPTKHQLVRLRNPWGDGIEWNGPWSDRSKEWDAIPKVQRKEIGLSIENDGEFWMSFTDFVRYFDRVEICNLSPDPLDDPDASLRGWQVSTVDGEWVKGSTAGGCIDFMESFWTNPQYVIRLNQPDRDGNTGMCTVVIALMQKFRRAEDLASLTIGFLVYRITEEDLRHKPVPKKFFQKNEHRIAARSIYINSREVSCRLRLSPGVYLVVPSTLQPNEEGEFLVRIFSEMQNCLEENDCTVCFGTMDDRVSGPLLENDDWEQMVRCFYDMADRKGEIDHLVLGTILNKFFFAPPPKLKKRKSVWKTLQLRLQHILLCWWICSVRPKASTANTSTTNRDVVQKISKLLISRVNLNKSTQLNYDQFRTIIRDVQQWQAVFKLYDTDNSGHLDRKELKNALNSSGFNVNNRVLHELMKRCRERGLETMELLDFVLCAVEGRNAIEKLNHELVDKSCHKSALDRIK; from the exons ATGGCTAGGCGAGTCATCAAAACAAGTGTCGGATCAAGCGAAGGATCACCGACATCTACCAGGAGCTCTTCCCGTTTCCTTGTGGTGGATTTTACGAATGATAATGAAGAG ATTGCTCACAAATCATTCAACGTGCATCAGAACCCCCCAGCCCAGGACTTCTACCAGCTCAAACAGCGCTGCCTCACCGAAGGAAAACTTTTCGAAGATCCCGACTTTCCACCGGTGCACGCTTCTCTCACGAAAAGTCAATCTAAGGTAGACCCGTCGATCGAATGGCTCCGTTCCGGTCAGATGTGCCGGAAGCCAAAGTTCTTTCACGACGGTGCGTCCCGATTCGACGTTCGCCAGGGCAGTCTTAACGACTGTTGGCTCCTGACGGCGACCGCGAACCTTACCGCCAATCGGCGCCTATTTCGAAAAGCGGTCCCTCTGGACAACTCCTTCGCCGAGGACGAATACGGAGGAATATTCCATTTTCGCTTCTGGCAGTTTGGCCAATGGGTGGATGTGGTGATTGACGATCGACTTCCGACCCAAAAGGGTGAGCTGATTTTTATGCGATCTGCCCATAAGAACGAATTTTGGAGTGCACTGTTGGAAAAAGCGTACGCCAAACTTCACGGTTCGTACGAGGCCTTAAATGGCGGTTCGGCTAGAGAAGCAATGCAAGATTTCACCGGAGGCATAACCGAGTGGTATCGCTTGAAAGGAACAGAGACGCCAGACAATCTGTTCGAGATCATTCAGAGCGGGTTCGAAAGAGATTCTATGTTCGCCTGTAGTATTCAG GCCGATCCATCGAAATCAGTGGTTCACACTCCCCAAGGATTACTGAAGGGTCATTCTTATTCAATCACCAAAACACATATTTTCGACCCCACAAAACATCAGCTGGTGCGGCTACGCAATCCTTGGGGTGACGGAATCGAATGGAATGGCCCCTGGAGCGATCGATCCAAAGAATGGGATGCAATTCCCAAGGTTCAACGCAAAGAGATAGGACTTTCCATTGAGAATGATGGAGAGTTTTGGATGAGTTTCACCGACTTCGTCCGTTATTTCGACCGGGTAGAAATATGCAATTTATCTCCAGATCCATTAGACGATCCGGACGCGAGTCTGCGCGGTTGGCAAGTGTCAACAGTCGATGGAGAATGGGTAAAAGGATCCACAGCCGGTGGATGCATTGACTTTATGGAATCTTTTTGGACAAATCCACAATATGTGATACGGTTGAATCAGCCGGATCGTGATGGAAACACAGGAATGTGCACAGTAGTGATCGCGCTTATGCAAAAATTCCGCAGAGCAGAAGATCTTGCCAGTTTGACCATCGGTTTTCTCGTTTACCGAATAACCGAAGAAGACCTTCGTCATAAACCCGTCCCTAAGAAATTCTTCCAAAAGAACGAACATCGCATTGCTGCGCGATCCATTTACATCAATTCACGAGAAGTCAGTTGCCGTTTGAGGCTTAGTCCAGGAGTCTACCTAGTCGTACCGTCGACCTTGCAACCCAATGAAGAGGGAGAGTTTCTAGTTAGAATTTTCTCCGAAATGCAAAACTGCTTAGAGGAAAACGACTGTACAGTATGCTTTGGAACGATGGATGATCGAGTATCAGGACCACTGCTGGAGAATGACGATTGGGAGCAAATGGTCCGCTGTTTCTACGATATGGCCGATCGCAAGGGAGAGATCGATCATCTAGTTTTAGGTACCATTCTAAACAAATTCTTTTTCGCTCCACCACCCAAACTGAAGAAACGCAAAAGTGTTTGGAAAACCCTTCAACTGCGACTACAGCATATTCTGTTATGCTGGTGGATCTGCTCCGTTCGACCAAAAGCATCAACTGCAAACACGAGCACAACAAACCGAGACGTGGTGCAGAAAATTTCCAAACTTTTGATTTCACGGGTTAATTTGAACAAGTCGACCCAGCTAAACTACGATCAGTTCCGCACGATCATACGCGATGTACAACAGTGGCAGGCAGTTTTCAAACTGTACGACACGGACAACAGTGGACATCTCGACCGGAAGGAACTGAAAAATGCATTGAACTCATCCGGATTCAACGTTAACAATCGCGTTCTACACGAGCTCATGAAGCGCTGTCGGGAACGGGGTCTGGAAACGATGGAGTTGCTGGATTTTGTGTTATGTGCCGTAGAAGGACGGAATGCTATTG aaaaactgAACCATGAACTAGTGGACAAGTCATGCCACAAATCAGCTCtcgatagaattaaatag